From the genome of Mycobacterium dioxanotrophicus, one region includes:
- a CDS encoding AAA family ATPase, translated as MALTESEVDGFAGPAALSEALREQDYIADGDLATVVHLATALDRPLLLEGPAGVGKTELAKALAAAGGRRLIRLQCYEGLDDNRVLYEWDYAKQLLHVQMMRDQTSDVGEIATDIYSEAFLSVRPLLESVLSEQPVVLLIDEVDRTEEAMEALLLEVLAERQVTIPEIGTFVARTVPWVVLTSNDTRELSAALKRRCLHYHLDFPTPQREREIVGVRAPRVEPAVVADVVELARTLRELPLRKAPSISEVIDAARAAAILGDTTSDTAQALLLSTLVKFTSDRDIALRHLGDAPLPVHTEPLRATVASRPANTTTAVFRGRGGRT; from the coding sequence ATGGCACTTACTGAGTCCGAGGTCGACGGATTCGCCGGTCCCGCAGCGCTTTCCGAAGCGCTGCGGGAGCAGGACTACATTGCCGACGGCGACCTGGCCACGGTGGTGCACCTGGCGACCGCGCTGGATCGGCCCCTGTTGTTGGAGGGACCGGCAGGCGTCGGGAAGACCGAACTGGCCAAGGCGTTGGCCGCGGCCGGCGGCCGACGGCTGATCCGCCTGCAGTGCTACGAGGGTCTCGACGACAACCGGGTGCTCTACGAATGGGACTACGCCAAACAGCTGCTGCACGTGCAGATGATGCGCGACCAGACGAGCGACGTCGGCGAGATCGCCACCGACATCTATTCCGAGGCCTTCCTTTCGGTGCGTCCGCTGCTGGAATCGGTGCTCTCCGAACAGCCCGTGGTGCTGCTGATCGACGAGGTCGACCGCACCGAAGAGGCGATGGAGGCGCTGCTGCTCGAGGTGCTGGCCGAACGTCAAGTCACCATCCCGGAGATTGGCACCTTCGTGGCCCGCACCGTGCCATGGGTGGTGTTGACGTCCAACGACACTCGGGAACTCTCGGCCGCGCTCAAGCGTCGCTGCCTGCACTACCACCTGGATTTCCCCACGCCGCAACGGGAACGGGAAATCGTCGGGGTGCGGGCACCGCGCGTCGAACCCGCTGTGGTGGCCGATGTGGTCGAGCTGGCGCGCACCCTGCGTGAGCTCCCGCTGCGCAAGGCGCCGTCGATCTCGGAGGTGATCGACGCCGCACGCGCTGCCGCGATCCTCGGCGACACGACATCGGATACGGCACAAGCGCTTCTGCTGTCCACGTTGGTGAAGTTCACCAGTGACCGCGACATCGCGCTGCGCCACCTCGGTGACGCCCCGCTCCCGGTGCACACCGAACCGCTACGGGCCACCGTGGCGTCGCGCCCGGCCAACACCACCACCGCGGTGTTCCGCGGGAGGGGCGGCAGGACGTGA
- a CDS encoding alkane 1-monooxygenase, whose amino-acid sequence MTAGFVTGSYHTGNADLQRSWTDPKRFLWLLGAAVPCLVMLSWLAVTLTGFGGFWWLGALLTFVVIPLLDHIVGTDRSTAPDDVYIDLDNDPWYRWATYLYLPNQYLSLIFACWLWSGGGWVVLSSIDRAGLLVTVGIVGGIGINAAHELGHRNARLERRLSKIALAQTGYGHFFVEHNRGHHVRVATPEDPASSLMGQSLYRFIPRSVTGGLRSAWALEARRFTRRGETPWTSRNNVLNAWLVSVALFGGLAVWFGPVVLPMLIGQAMVGICLLESVNYLEHYGLRRELLATGRYERVSARHSWNSNTLVANVFLYHLQRHSDHHTNPQRRYQSLRSLDEAPHLPYGYGTMFVLSLVPPLWRKVMDPRVVEHYSGRIELAALDPRRRAHLIRRHQMRAA is encoded by the coding sequence ATGACAGCCGGCTTCGTAACGGGTAGTTACCACACTGGCAACGCTGACTTGCAGCGCAGCTGGACTGACCCCAAACGCTTTCTATGGCTCCTCGGCGCTGCGGTCCCATGCCTGGTGATGCTGTCCTGGCTGGCCGTGACGTTGACGGGGTTCGGCGGGTTCTGGTGGCTCGGAGCGCTTCTCACGTTCGTTGTGATCCCGCTGCTCGACCACATCGTCGGGACCGACCGCAGTACCGCACCCGATGACGTCTACATCGACCTCGACAACGATCCCTGGTATCGCTGGGCGACGTACCTTTACCTGCCCAACCAGTACCTGTCACTGATCTTCGCGTGCTGGTTGTGGAGCGGTGGCGGCTGGGTTGTCCTGTCGTCGATCGACCGCGCCGGCCTGCTGGTGACGGTGGGGATCGTGGGCGGCATCGGGATCAACGCCGCTCACGAGTTGGGTCACAGAAACGCCCGCCTCGAACGGCGGCTGAGCAAGATCGCCCTCGCCCAGACGGGCTACGGCCACTTCTTCGTCGAACACAATCGCGGTCACCACGTACGCGTCGCGACACCGGAGGATCCCGCCAGTTCCCTTATGGGCCAAAGCCTCTACCGCTTCATCCCACGCTCGGTGACCGGTGGGCTTCGATCCGCATGGGCGTTGGAGGCACGACGATTCACGCGTCGCGGCGAGACACCGTGGACATCGAGAAACAATGTGCTCAACGCGTGGCTGGTGAGTGTCGCGCTGTTCGGCGGGCTCGCCGTATGGTTCGGGCCGGTCGTCCTTCCGATGCTCATCGGCCAGGCGATGGTCGGCATCTGCCTGCTCGAATCGGTCAACTATCTCGAGCACTACGGACTGCGTCGCGAACTCCTGGCCACCGGTCGCTACGAACGGGTCTCCGCCCGGCACAGCTGGAACAGCAACACCCTGGTCGCCAACGTGTTCCTCTACCACCTCCAACGCCACTCCGACCATCACACCAATCCCCAACGGCGCTACCAATCCCTGCGCAGTCTCGACGAGGCGCCGCACCTGCCGTATGGATACGGCACCATGTTCGTGCTGTCACTGGTTCCTCCGCTGTGGCGCAAAGTCATGGATCCTCGGGTGGTTGAACACTATTCGGGGCGAATCGAATTGGCGGCGCTCGACCCGCGGCGCCGCGCGCACCTCATCCGCAGACACCAGATGCGTGCTGCATGA
- the madC gene encoding MadC family VWA domain-containing protein: MTPSHLLDIVAATFGALLRRAGVATSPAEVIEVRRVLGLLGAADLPALRAALRATCAKYGREQRGFDRAFDALFGATDVARQDPGPSRAHTGSGLPEALDIGEDQEIGRYAEYNERAAEVGDHFDTPEADKGFNPHKDDDDHSVTGADNQLTVSAESDTGRRGVRYTVEVDRASASMAGDLADSVAPVVAGALSWDDPASILAWLDAYDPSRTYGDDAGEQPLTAEQLGQLSAAVEGFVAALADRCGLTAEAETPDTAMDAGLATDVDLACHEVLRRMRGAPRPRPRERGHGRLDMRRTTRAALRTDGVPFHLVTRTPLPDRIRLLVIADVSLSVRPITAFTLRLAQAMHRRAHRCRVMAFVDRPVDVTDILLRTGGDDSLAAVLAEAQLDLDASSDYGQVFDDMLRGQADALDRRTAVLIVGDGRSGGLPAGVEQLRALRRRVHRLAWVTPEPRRYWNQATCAMPQYAQVCDRVVVASDAAALSAHAGELAHALS, translated from the coding sequence GTGACGCCGTCACATCTGCTCGACATCGTTGCCGCGACGTTCGGTGCCTTGCTGCGCCGCGCGGGGGTGGCGACGTCACCGGCTGAGGTCATCGAGGTACGCCGGGTGCTGGGCCTGCTCGGCGCTGCGGACCTGCCCGCATTGCGTGCGGCGCTGCGGGCGACGTGCGCCAAATACGGTCGGGAACAACGAGGATTCGACCGCGCCTTCGACGCGTTGTTCGGCGCAACGGACGTCGCGCGTCAGGACCCGGGCCCGAGCCGTGCCCACACCGGCTCGGGCCTGCCCGAGGCACTCGACATCGGCGAGGACCAGGAGATCGGGCGCTACGCCGAATACAACGAACGCGCCGCGGAGGTCGGCGACCACTTCGACACCCCGGAGGCCGACAAGGGCTTCAACCCACACAAGGACGACGACGACCACAGCGTGACGGGAGCCGACAACCAGCTGACGGTATCGGCCGAGAGCGACACCGGACGACGCGGCGTCCGCTACACCGTGGAGGTGGACCGCGCCTCCGCCAGCATGGCCGGCGACCTCGCCGACTCGGTGGCACCTGTGGTGGCGGGCGCGCTCAGTTGGGACGATCCCGCGTCGATCCTGGCCTGGTTGGATGCTTATGACCCGAGCCGCACCTACGGCGACGACGCGGGCGAGCAGCCGTTGACCGCCGAACAACTCGGCCAGCTGAGCGCGGCGGTCGAGGGTTTCGTCGCTGCCCTGGCGGACCGCTGCGGGCTGACTGCTGAAGCCGAAACCCCAGATACCGCAATGGATGCCGGGCTGGCCACCGATGTCGACCTGGCGTGCCACGAGGTGTTGCGCCGCATGCGTGGTGCGCCGCGGCCGCGTCCCCGCGAGCGCGGACATGGCAGGCTCGACATGCGCCGCACCACGCGAGCCGCGCTGCGCACCGACGGTGTGCCGTTCCACCTGGTGACCCGTACCCCGCTGCCCGACCGGATTCGGCTGCTGGTGATCGCCGACGTGTCGCTGTCCGTGCGGCCGATCACCGCGTTCACCCTGCGGCTGGCCCAGGCAATGCACCGGCGCGCGCATCGGTGCCGGGTGATGGCGTTCGTCGACCGCCCGGTCGATGTCACGGACATCCTGTTGCGCACCGGGGGCGACGACTCGCTGGCCGCGGTGCTGGCCGAAGCGCAGCTGGATCTCGACGCCAGCAGCGACTACGGGCAGGTGTTCGACGACATGCTGCGCGGGCAGGCCGACGCCCTCGATCGCCGCACGGCCGTGCTGATCGTCGGAGATGGGCGAAGCGGGGGACTTCCCGCCGGTGTCGAGCAGCTGCGTGCGCTGCGCCGCCGCGTGCATCGGCTGGCGTGGGTGACGCCCGAGCCGCGGCGGTACTGGAACCAGGCCACCTGTGCGATGCCGCAGTACGCGCAGGTCTGCGACCGCGTGGTGGTGGCCAGCGACGCCGCGGCGCTCAGCGCGCACGCCGGGGAACTCGCCCACGCCCTGTCCTGA
- the mdo gene encoding NDMA-dependent methanol dehydrogenase (This methanol dehydrogenase is considered a nicotinoprotein, since its NADP cofactor remains is not dissociable, but instead remains permanently bound. A member of this family has been shown to act as a formaldehyde dismutase, able to convert two molecules of formaldehyde (plus one water molecule) into one of methanol and one of formate, with no net change in its redox state. More recently, it was shown in Mycobacterium smegmatis that this enzyme is critical to ethanol utilization, for which the biosynthesis of the cofactor-like electron carrier mycofactocin is also required.): MAIELNQIWDFPIKEFHPFPRALLGVGAHDIIGVEAKNLGFKRTLLMTTGLRGSGIIEELTGKIEYQGVEVVLYDKVESNPKDYNVMEAAALYQQEKCDSIISIGGGSSHDAAKGARVVIAHDGRNINEFEGFAKSTNKQNPPHIAVSTTAGTGSETSWAYVITDTSDMDHPHKWVGFDEATIVTLAIDDPLLYYTCPQHFTAYCGFDVLAHGSEPYVSRIDFAPSLGNALYSVELVAKNLREAVFEPRNLKAREGMMNAQYIAGQAFNSGGLGIVHSISHAVSAFFDSHHGLNNAIALPRVWEYNLPARYERYAQLATAMGVDTRNMTTVQAADAAVEAAIRLSQDVGIPDNFSQVRTDSYEKNRMNTGKYAGRGDVIKGDDKSVLAISEHIQGDWCTPGNPREVTVESMIPVVGHAINGTY; this comes from the coding sequence ATGGCCATTGAGCTGAACCAGATTTGGGACTTTCCGATCAAGGAGTTCCACCCGTTCCCGCGGGCCCTGCTCGGGGTGGGCGCGCACGACATCATCGGCGTCGAGGCCAAGAACCTCGGCTTCAAGCGCACCCTGCTGATGACGACGGGCCTGCGCGGCTCGGGCATCATCGAGGAGCTGACCGGCAAGATCGAGTACCAGGGCGTCGAGGTGGTGCTCTACGACAAGGTGGAGTCCAACCCCAAGGACTACAACGTCATGGAGGCCGCGGCGCTGTATCAGCAGGAGAAGTGCGACAGCATCATCTCCATCGGCGGTGGTTCCAGCCATGACGCGGCCAAGGGCGCGCGCGTCGTCATCGCCCATGACGGCCGCAACATCAACGAATTCGAGGGTTTCGCCAAATCCACCAACAAGCAGAATCCGCCGCACATCGCCGTATCCACCACGGCGGGAACGGGTTCGGAGACCTCATGGGCCTACGTCATCACCGACACCTCCGACATGGACCACCCGCACAAGTGGGTCGGATTCGACGAGGCGACCATCGTCACCCTGGCCATCGACGACCCGCTGCTGTATTACACCTGCCCGCAACACTTCACCGCATACTGTGGCTTCGACGTGCTCGCGCACGGCAGCGAGCCCTACGTCTCGCGCATCGACTTCGCGCCGTCGCTCGGAAATGCCCTGTACTCAGTCGAACTCGTCGCCAAGAACCTGCGGGAGGCCGTGTTCGAACCCCGCAACCTCAAAGCCCGCGAAGGCATGATGAACGCGCAGTACATCGCCGGGCAGGCGTTCAACTCCGGCGGGCTGGGCATCGTGCACTCGATCAGCCACGCCGTCAGCGCGTTCTTCGACAGCCACCACGGGCTCAACAACGCGATCGCGTTGCCACGGGTGTGGGAATACAACCTTCCCGCCCGCTATGAGCGTTACGCGCAGCTGGCCACCGCCATGGGCGTCGACACCCGCAACATGACCACCGTGCAGGCCGCCGATGCCGCGGTCGAGGCCGCGATCCGGCTGTCGCAGGACGTGGGCATCCCGGACAACTTCTCGCAGGTCCGCACCGACTCGTATGAGAAGAACCGGATGAACACCGGCAAGTACGCCGGCCGGGGTGACGTTATCAAGGGTGACGACAAGTCCGTGCTGGCCATCTCCGAGCACATCCAGGGCGACTGGTGCACGCCGGGCAACCCGCGCGAGGTGACGGTGGAATCGATGATCCCGGTGGTCGGCCATGCGATTAATGGCACTTACTGA
- the egtE gene encoding ergothioneine biosynthesis PLP-dependent enzyme EgtE, with product MSVAQQWRDARPKVAGLHFDSGACSRQSFAAIDAAATHARHEAEVGGYVALDAAAPALDAGRAAVAALTGLPSANVIYTSGSGNALDLLLSSWPGERTVACLVGEYGPNLAVMAANGFEVRALAVDGAGRLDVDAAARQLAADPPAIAHLTALASHRGVAQPLAEFAEVCRAAGIPLVVDAAQALGHLDCNVGVTAMYSSSRKWLAGPRGVGVLALADELAQRLQPRVPPPSWGLGIPAVQMLDGVESNAAARIGFSVAIGEHLAAGPEHVRARLAEVGGLSRQVLADTPGWRVVESVDEPTAITTLEPVDGADPTTVRARLIAEHGIVTTACDVVRAPFEMTKPVLRISPHVDTGVDELEQFAEALRAVV from the coding sequence ATGAGCGTCGCGCAGCAGTGGCGGGACGCCCGCCCGAAGGTGGCAGGGCTGCATTTCGACAGCGGCGCCTGTTCGCGGCAGAGCTTCGCGGCGATCGACGCCGCGGCCACGCATGCCCGTCATGAGGCAGAGGTCGGCGGGTACGTCGCGCTCGATGCGGCGGCGCCGGCGCTCGACGCGGGCCGGGCCGCGGTTGCGGCGTTGACAGGGCTGCCTTCGGCCAACGTCATCTACACGTCCGGGTCGGGCAACGCCCTGGATCTGCTGCTGAGCAGTTGGCCGGGGGAGCGCACGGTTGCGTGTCTGGTCGGTGAATATGGTCCGAACCTTGCGGTGATGGCGGCCAACGGGTTTGAGGTGCGAGCGTTGGCCGTCGACGGGGCCGGGCGGTTGGATGTCGACGCGGCGGCCCGTCAACTCGCCGCCGACCCGCCCGCGATCGCCCACCTGACCGCACTGGCCAGCCATCGCGGGGTGGCCCAGCCGCTGGCCGAGTTCGCCGAGGTGTGCCGGGCGGCGGGTATCCCGTTGGTGGTGGATGCCGCGCAGGCGCTCGGCCATCTCGACTGCAATGTCGGTGTTACCGCGATGTATTCATCGTCGCGCAAATGGTTGGCGGGTCCGCGCGGGGTGGGTGTGCTCGCGCTGGCCGACGAGCTGGCCCAGCGGCTACAGCCTCGGGTGCCACCGCCGTCCTGGGGCTTGGGCATCCCGGCCGTGCAAATGCTGGACGGAGTCGAGTCGAATGCCGCTGCCCGGATCGGGTTTTCGGTCGCGATCGGGGAGCATCTGGCGGCCGGCCCAGAGCACGTGCGCGCCCGGCTGGCCGAGGTGGGCGGCCTGTCCCGGCAGGTGCTCGCCGACACGCCCGGATGGCGCGTCGTGGAATCGGTCGATGAGCCCACGGCCATCACGACGCTCGAACCCGTTGACGGAGCTGACCCGACGACCGTGCGGGCACGGCTGATCGCCGAACACGGCATCGTCACCACGGCGTGCGATGTGGTGCGGGCGCCCTTCGAGATGACCAAACCGGTGCTGCGGATCTCCCCGCATGTCGATACCGGCGTCGATGAGCTCGAGCAGTTCGCGGAGGCGCTGCGGGCAGTGGTGTAG
- the egtD gene encoding L-histidine N(alpha)-methyltransferase encodes MTLSLSNYLAADSAADALRHDVRAGLTQTPKTLPPKWFYDAVGSDLFDQITRLPEYYPTRTEAQILRERSAEIAAAAGADTLVELGSGTSEKTRMLLDAMRDAGVLTRFIPFDVDAGVLRAAGRAIGREYPGIEIDAVCGDFEEHLGKIPQVGRRLVVFLGSTIGNLTPGPRAEFLGTLADTLQPGDSLLLGTDLVKDTARLIRAYDDSAGVTAEFNRNVLAVVNRELGADFDLAAFEHVARWNSGEERIEMWLRARSAQRVRVTALDLDVAFAAGEEMLTEVSCKFRQQGVTAELGKAGLRQTHWWTDQAGDFGMSLAVK; translated from the coding sequence ATGACGCTCTCGCTGTCGAACTACCTGGCCGCCGACTCCGCCGCGGACGCCTTACGCCACGATGTCCGCGCCGGGCTCACCCAGACGCCGAAGACTTTGCCGCCCAAATGGTTCTACGACGCCGTGGGCAGCGATCTGTTCGACCAGATCACCCGGTTGCCGGAGTACTACCCGACGCGCACCGAAGCGCAGATCCTGCGCGAGCGCTCCGCGGAGATCGCCGCGGCCGCCGGTGCGGACACGCTGGTGGAGTTGGGCAGCGGCACCTCGGAGAAGACCAGGATGCTGCTCGACGCGATGCGCGATGCGGGTGTGCTCACCCGGTTCATCCCGTTCGACGTCGACGCCGGGGTGCTTCGCGCCGCGGGCCGGGCCATCGGCCGTGAGTATCCGGGCATCGAAATCGACGCGGTGTGTGGCGATTTCGAGGAGCATCTCGGCAAGATCCCGCAGGTGGGCCGGCGGCTGGTGGTCTTCCTGGGATCGACCATCGGCAATCTGACGCCCGGCCCCCGCGCGGAGTTCCTGGGCACGCTGGCCGATACCCTGCAGCCCGGGGACAGCCTGCTGCTGGGCACGGACCTGGTGAAGGACACCGCGCGCCTGATCCGCGCCTACGACGACAGTGCCGGAGTCACCGCCGAATTCAACCGCAACGTGCTGGCCGTGGTGAACCGCGAATTGGGCGCGGACTTCGACCTGGCGGCCTTCGAGCATGTGGCCCGGTGGAACTCGGGCGAGGAGCGCATCGAGATGTGGCTGCGGGCCCGCAGTGCGCAGCGGGTGCGGGTGACGGCGCTTGACCTCGACGTGGCTTTCGCTGCCGGCGAGGAGATGCTGACCGAGGTGTCGTGCAAGTTCCGGCAGCAGGGTGTGACGGCGGAGCTGGGGAAAGCCGGTCTGCGACAAACACATTGGTGGACCGACCAAGCCGGTGACTTCGGCATGTCGCTGGCTGTCAAATGA
- a CDS encoding GMC oxidoreductase, giving the protein MTVMSRRRFLGTSTAAALGACGAGWWMHRHAERSEPRARYPAIVIGSGYGGGVSALRLAEAGIETLVLEKGRLWDAPDTDGKRFTKMLPADTRAGWFSAVPPSLVTSFQGFSIDAVARNSPSPQPVQAGICDKTTHGTHHVFRGIGVGGGSLINAAVAAVPTARQIAECFPDIAADEFLGTYIERAKRTLRISYRDMGWFERTPWFQFARVGREYASAAGYPVDYNGSAYSFDYMLAEEAGEVERSALAFEQQFGNNYGRTGSVDQTYIASALATGKVTLRPLTEVTAVHREGRQYVVATRSIDRWGNETGREEIGCDRLFLSAGVLGTNQILLRARETGALPDLNDAVGSGYGNNGDVMVAHWLKNSDPAGTQQSLLGLINLDGRADTENPVYATMFSLPLPVETFMLGYYVMVKTGDRADITYDRASDSIAIDWPALYNDHLIERTRTVFDKLTRVNGVEYRDDIFSGEIFAPNTVHPLGGCVRGEVTDAFGRVKGYDNLYVNDASLIPGYLGCNPFMSITALAERNIEAVLQGRR; this is encoded by the coding sequence ATGACTGTCATGTCGCGCAGGCGGTTTCTCGGTACCAGCACGGCGGCCGCCCTGGGTGCGTGCGGCGCGGGCTGGTGGATGCACCGACATGCCGAGCGATCCGAACCACGCGCGCGCTACCCCGCGATCGTGATCGGAAGTGGTTATGGCGGAGGCGTGTCCGCACTTCGCCTGGCAGAAGCCGGTATCGAGACTCTGGTGCTGGAGAAGGGCCGGCTGTGGGACGCACCTGACACCGACGGCAAACGGTTCACCAAGATGTTGCCCGCTGACACCCGGGCAGGCTGGTTCAGTGCCGTTCCCCCCAGCCTGGTCACGTCGTTCCAGGGATTCTCGATCGACGCTGTCGCGCGCAATTCGCCGTCGCCGCAGCCAGTTCAAGCCGGCATCTGCGACAAGACGACACATGGCACCCACCATGTGTTTCGGGGTATCGGGGTCGGCGGGGGGTCTCTGATCAACGCCGCTGTGGCCGCCGTGCCCACCGCGCGGCAGATCGCCGAATGCTTCCCCGACATCGCGGCCGACGAGTTCCTGGGGACTTACATCGAGCGCGCCAAGCGCACGCTGCGCATCAGCTACCGGGATATGGGCTGGTTCGAACGGACACCGTGGTTTCAATTCGCCCGGGTAGGCCGCGAATATGCCTCCGCGGCAGGCTATCCGGTCGACTACAACGGCAGTGCGTACTCGTTCGATTACATGTTGGCCGAAGAGGCCGGAGAAGTCGAAAGATCGGCGCTGGCGTTCGAGCAGCAGTTCGGCAACAACTACGGGCGGACGGGCAGCGTCGACCAGACATACATCGCGTCCGCCCTGGCCACCGGGAAGGTCACGTTACGGCCGCTGACGGAAGTGACGGCCGTACACCGGGAGGGCCGCCAGTACGTGGTGGCCACCCGATCGATCGACCGATGGGGCAACGAGACGGGCCGTGAAGAAATCGGTTGCGACCGGCTGTTTCTGAGCGCCGGCGTGTTGGGCACCAACCAGATCCTGTTGCGCGCCAGGGAGACCGGGGCACTGCCCGATCTGAACGACGCCGTGGGATCCGGCTACGGCAACAACGGTGACGTGATGGTGGCACACTGGCTCAAGAACAGTGACCCCGCCGGAACTCAGCAGTCACTGCTCGGCCTGATCAACCTCGATGGTCGGGCCGACACCGAAAACCCCGTGTATGCCACCATGTTTTCCCTTCCGTTGCCGGTCGAGACCTTCATGCTGGGCTACTACGTCATGGTCAAGACCGGTGATCGCGCCGACATCACCTATGACCGGGCGTCGGATTCGATCGCTATCGACTGGCCTGCCCTCTACAACGACCACCTGATCGAGCGGACCCGGACCGTCTTCGACAAGCTGACACGGGTCAACGGGGTGGAGTATCGCGATGACATCTTCTCCGGGGAGATCTTCGCACCCAACACCGTTCATCCGCTGGGTGGTTGCGTGCGCGGTGAGGTCACCGATGCGTTCGGGCGCGTCAAAGGGTACGACAACCTCTACGTCAACGATGCATCGCTGATACCCGGCTACCTCGGATGCAATCCGTTCATGTCCATCACGGCGTTGGCCGAACGCAACATCGAGGCCGTGCTGCAGGGCCGCCGCTAG